From Apium graveolens cultivar Ventura chromosome 9, ASM990537v1, whole genome shotgun sequence, the proteins below share one genomic window:
- the LOC141687035 gene encoding F-box/kelch-repeat protein At3g23880-like — MEKNGNHSLSKPAKTLPTHIIIKILYRTPVKSLLRFRCVSKHWYVLISHPKFIHKHFHFNKTRNNHIIFNSVARNNTDNHICMLSFTKPLVSLLRIENERIGSIVREYPYQITFDDFSKDMVLAGSINGVLCLTHDKEFFGSMVALWNPVVGCSKLIMLRRLRTGYDQWEDMSVGFGFDDVADDFKIILIIPVVIPPEFEERRWSRVEIYSFKRSYWRNVEGGQGICIPFWPKFPNCKFIVNNIPYWVGFDAYKQEILGAFDPRTEVYKKVPYPVFVRNEGTYVNPVKYKESVAALVLSPGQCPNSILALYVLNENSSDWTKIYIIGPFSFKNMSVPQCFSTGELVVKTGEEDGDLDRNLYYCDPKTNCMFPASEFDTLTPLWFQSYSYVESLVGVEGIQVIGNEDKDKKVQHRKKTWTISLPDDFDAVFDL; from the exons ATGGAGAAAAATGGAAATCACAGTCTAAGCAAACCTGCAAAAACATTACCTACACACATCATAATTAAAATCCTGTATCGAACTCCGGTTAAATCACTCTTAAGATTCAGGTGCGTTTCCAAGCACTGGTACGTTCTCATTTCTCACCCTAAATTTATTCACAAACACTTTCATTTCAATAAAACGCGTAATAATCACATTATTTTTAATTCCGTTGCTCGTAACAACACCGACAATCATATCTGTATGTTAAGTTTCACTAAGCCCCTTGTTTCGTTGCTTCGTATCGAAAATGAACGAATTGGTAGTATAGTAAGAGAGTATCCTTATCAAATTACTTTCGATGATTTCTCGAAAGATATGGTGCTTGCTGGTTCGATAAATGGGGTTTTGTGTCTTACCCATGATAAGGAGTTTTTCGGGAGTATGGTTGCATTGTGGAACCCGGTTGTTGGGTGTTCCAAGTTAATTATGTTGCGTAGACTTAGAACTGGGTATGATCAGTGGGAGGATATGTCGGTGGGGTTTGGGTTTGATGATGTGGCGGAtgattttaagattattttgattattcCGGTTGTTATTCCGCCCGAGTTTGAGGAAAGGAGGTGGTCTAGGGTTGAGATTTATTCGTTTAAGAGAAGTTATTGGAGAAATGTTGAGGGTGGACAGGGGATTTGTATTCCTTTTTGGCCGAAATTTCCGAATTGCAAGTTTATTGTCAATAATATTCCGTATTGGGTGGGGTTTGATGCTTATAAGCAAGAGATATTGGGGGCGTTTGATCCTCGTACCGAGGTCTATAAGAAAGTACCGTATCCAGTATTTGTCAGGAATGAAGGTACTTATGTGAATCCTGTGAAATATAAGGAGTCGGTTGCTGCCTTGGTTCTGTCTCCTGGTCAGTGTCCAAACTCAATTCTTGCTTTGTACGTGCTGAATGAGAATTCTTCTGATTGGACAAAGATATATATTATTGGGccattttcttttaaaaatatgaGTGTTCCTCAATGTTTTAGCACTGGAGAGCTTGTTGTGAAGACAGGGGAAGAGGATGGAGACTTGGACCGGAATCTTTACTATTGTGATCCCAAAACTAATTGTATGTTTCCAGCCAGTGAATTTGACACTCTAACACCACTTTGGTTTCAGTCGTACAGTTATGTAGAGAGTTTAGTTGGCGTCGAGGGAATACAAGTGATTGGTAATGAGGACAAAGACAAGAAGGTTCAACACAGGAAGAAGACCTG GACTATATCTTTGCCTGATGATTTTGACGCGGTCTTTGACCTTTAG
- the LOC141686196 gene encoding uncharacterized protein LOC141686196 produces MLSFTKPLVSLLRIENERIGSIVREYPYQITFDDFSKDMVLAGSINGVLCLTHDKEFFGSMVAFWNPVVGCSKLIMLRGLRTGYDQWEDMSVGFGFDDVADDFKIILIIPVVIPPEFEERRWSRVEIYSFKRSYWRNVEGGQGICIPFWPKFPNCKFIVNNVPYWVGFDAYKQEILGAFDPRTEVYKKVPYPVFIRNEGTYVNPVKYKESVAALVLSPGQCPNSMLALYVLNENSSDWTKIYIIGPFSFKNMSVPQCFSTGELVVKTEEEDGDLDRNLYYCDPKTNCMFPASEFDTLTPLWSQSYSYVESLVGVEGIQRK; encoded by the exons ATGTTAAGTTTCACTAAGCCCCTTGTTTCATTGCTTCGTATCGAAAATGAACGAATTGGTAGTATAGTAAGAGAGTATCCTTATCAAATTACTTTCGATGATTTCTCGAAAGATATGGTGCTTGCTGGTTCGATAAATGGGGTTTTGTGTCTTACCCATGATAAGGAGTTTTTCGGGAGTATGGTAGCGTTTTGGAACCCGGTTGTTGGGTGTTCGAAGTTAATTATGTTGCGTGGACTTAGAACTGGGTATGATCAGTGGGAGGATATGTCGGTGGGGTTTGGGTTTGATGATGTGGCGGAtgattttaagattattttgattattcCAGTTGTTATTCCGCCCGAGTTTGAGGAAAGGAGGTGGTCTAGGGTTGAGATTTATTCGTTTAAGAGAAGTTATTGGAGAAATGTTGAGGGTGGACAGGGGATTTGTATTCCTTTTTGGCCGAAATTTCCGAATTGCAAGTTTATTGTCAATAATGTTCCGTATTGGGTGGGGTTTGATGCTTATAAGCAAGAGATATTGGGGGCGTTTGATCCTCGTACCGAGGTCTATAAGAAAGTACCGTATCCAGTATTTATCAGGAATGAAGGTACTTATGTGAATCCTGTAAAATATAAGGAGTCGGTTGCTGCCTTGGTTCTGTCTCCTGGTCAGTGTCCAAACTCAATGCTTGCTTTGTACGTGCTGAATGAGAATTCTTCTGATTGGACAAAGATATATATTATTGGGccattttcttttaaaaatatgaGTGTTCCTCAATGTTTTAGCACTGGAGAGCTTGTTGTGAAGACAGAGGAAGAGGATGGAGACTTGGACCGGAATCTTTACTATTGTGATCCCAAAACTAATTGTATGTTTCCAGCCAGTGAATTTGACACTCTAACACCACTTTGGTCTCAGTCGTATAGTTATGTAGAGAGTTTAGTTGGCGTCGAGGGAATACAG CGGAAATAA